Below is a window of Rhodoglobus vestalii DNA.
AGCACGACCATGACGCGAAGCACGTGCGGGTGGCAGATGCTGCCGTCCTGATCGGGAGCTACCTCTCGGTCGAAGAGATCGTTGCTGCCGCACATGCCATTCCGAGCATGAACGCTGAGGCGATTCATCCGGGCTATGGATTTCTGTCGGAAAACGCGCACTTGGCCGAAGCTTGTGCAGCAGCAGGGGTGACTTTCATCGGCCCGGGCGTGGACGCGCTCACCATCATGGGCGACAAGATCGCCTCGAAGAAGCATGTGACCGAGCGTGGTGTCGCGGTAATTCCCGGTGTCGCTGAGCCGGGCATGACCAACGATGATCTTGTGGCTGCGGCCGATGAGGTGGGGTTCCCGCTGCTGATTAAGCCATCTGCGGGTGGTGGCGGCAAGGGCATGACGATTGTGCGCGAGCCCGCGGCAGTAGCCGACGCTCTCGCCTCTGCTCGCCGCGTGGCCAGTGCTGCGTTCGGCGACGACACCCTGTTTCTCGAACGTCTCGTGGAGAAGCCGCGCCACATCGAGGTGCAGGTTCTGGCCGACAGCCACGGCACGACGATCCATCTGGGGGAGCGCGAGTGCTCGTTGCAGCGCCGCCACCAGAAGATCATCGAAGAAGCGCCGTCACCGCTACTTGACGAAGCAACCCGGCAGCGTATTGGTGAGGCGGCGTGTGAGGTTGCGCGCAGCGTCAACTACGTCGGAGCCGGAACAGTTGAGTTCCTTGCCTCCGATAATTCGCCAGACGAGTTCTTCTTCATGGAGATGAACACCCGACTGCAAGTGGAGCATCCCGTCACGGAGATGGTCACGGGAATCGACCTGGTGGAGTGGCAAGTGCGCATTGCGGCGGGCGAGAAGCTCACGGTGGAGAAGCCGCAGCTCACCGGTCACTCGGTCGAGGCCCGCATCTACTCAGAAGATCCCGCCAACGACTTCCTACCCTCGGCCGGTCGAATCATCGCACTGTACGAAGCCGACGGCGCTCATTCAAGCAGCGTGCATTCAGACGGCCTGCATTCAGACGGAGTGCATTCAGACGGAGTGCGTGCAGGCAGCGTGCGCGTCGATAGCTCGCTCGTTGAGGGTGGCACGGTCTCCGCGAACTACGACCCGATGCTAGCGAAGGTGATTTCCTACGGCGCAACACGTGACGAAGCGTTCACGGCCCTCGACCGAGCGCTGGCCGACACCGTGATTCTGGGCGTCACCACAAACATCGAGTTCTTGAGGGCGCTCCTGGCTCGCGATGATGTTCGGGCAGGTGCGCTGGATACGGGTCTTATCGAGCGGGCGCTGGCCGAGATCGAGTTCGCGGCCCCGAGCCCTGCCGTGCTTGCTGCGGCGGCCCTGAGCATCCATTCTGATCATTGGATGTCGGGCTCACCCTGGCAGCAACCGAGCGGTTGGAGAGTCGGCAAGCATCGCCCCGCCCGCTACCGTTTTGAGTGTGCTGGGACTGTGCACGAGGTTCTAGTTGCCGGGCCGCCCAGCGCAGCGCAAGTCACGGTCGCGGACCAAACCACCCCGGCTCGCCTGACGAGTACCGGTATCGAGTGGGGCACCCTCAGCATCCCGCTCACAATCGCTCGAGATAGCGCGCGCGCAGCATCCGACACTTCCACCATCTGGGTTGCCCAGCAGGGCACCTCGTTCTCGCTGATTGAGCAGAGCCGCGCGGAGTCGTTGGCCACCCACCGCGCAACCCTCGCCCGGGTCGCTGGCGTTGTCGATCCCGAGCTTCGTTCGCCCATGCCCGGCACCGTGGTTGCGGTTGCTGTTGCCCACGGTGACACGGTGACTGCCGGTCAGACGGTGCTCACGATTGAAGCCATGAAGATGGAACACCCCGTCGTTGCGACCCTCGATGGGGTTGTCGACATTAGTTTGAAGCCTGGCGATCTGGTCACACGCGATCAGATCGTTGCCCGAATCGAATCGCCACAAGCGAGCACTGAAGGAGAAACCCCATGAGCCATGTAGTCACCCACCTCGGTCTCACCGATGATGAGAAGAAGCTGCAAGCGGACGTCCGCCACTTTGCCGACACCGTTGTCGCCCCGGCGGCGTACGAATACGACACGAAGCGTGAACTGCCGTACGAGATCATCGCCCAGATGGGGGAGATGGGGCTTTTCGGTTTGCCGTTCCCGAAGGAGTTCGGTGGGCAAGGAAAAGATTATGTTTCGCTGTGTCTAGCAGTTGAGGAGTTGGCTCGGGTCGACCAGTCAATCGCGGTCACGCTTGAAGCCGGTCTCGGCCTCGGCGCTATGCCGATCTTCAAGCAGGGCACTGATGCGCAAAAGCAGGAGTGGTTGCCGATGCTCGCGCGCGGTGAAGCCCTCGCAGGGTTCGGCCTAACCGAGGCGGAAGCCGGCTCTGATGCTGCAGGCACCAAGACCACGGCGGAGCTTGTCGATGGCGAATGGGTCATCAACGGAACGAAGCAATTCATCACCAACTCGGGGAGCAAGATCACCAAGCTGGTGACCGTTACCGCGGTGACGGGTCGCCGCGATAACGGCAAGCCTGAACTGAGCGCCATTCTGGTTCCCAATGGCACGCCCGGTTTCACCGTGCACCCGCCCTATGACAAGGTCGGCTGGCACACCTCCGACACGCATCCGCTGTCGTTCGACAATGTGCGTGTTCCCGAAGCGAACCTTCTGGGTGAGCGCGGCCGCGGTTTCGCGAACTTCATCGAGACGCTGGACGAGGGTCGTGTTGCTTTTGCGGCACTCTGCACGGGGGCCGCGCAGGGCTGCCTCGAGGAGTCGATCCGTTACGCCAACGAACGCCATGTCTTCGGTCGTTCGATCGGCTCGAACCAGCACATCGCGTTCAAGATTGCGCGGATGCAGGCACGGGTACATTCGGCACGCTTGGCTACCTACGATGCAGCCCGCAAAATGGTTGCGGGTATTCCTTTCAAGGCGGAGGCGAGTTTGGCGAAAATGATCAGCAGCGAGGCGGCGATGGATAACGCTCGGGATGCCACTCAGATCTTTGGCGGCTACGGCTTCCTCAACCAAACGCCTGTCGCTCGCCACTACCGCGACTCCAAGGTGCTTGAGCTCGGCGAGGGCACCACCGAGGTTCAGCTGATGGTTATTGCCCGCGAGTTGGGATTCGCCACACTATGACCGGCAAACGTATTCAGCAGCGCGGCCTCTGGTTCGACGAGTTCGAGGAGGGTGCGGTTTACCTGCACGCGCCCGGTCGCACCGTTACTGAGGCCGACAATGTCTTCTTTACGACGCTCACAATGAACACGCAGTCGTTGCATTTGGATGCTGCGTGGTCGGCGGAGCAACCTTTTGGGCAGCGCTTGATGAATTCGATGTTCACGCTCTCGACGATGGTGGGGGCATCCGTGGCTCAGCTGACGCAGGGCACGATTGTGGCGAACTTGGGTTTCACTGAGGTCAACTTTCCGCATCCGCTTTATCACGGCGACACAATGTATTCGGAGAGTGAAGTGCTGGAGAAGCGGCTCTCGAAGTCGCGCCCCGGCCAGGGCATCATCTCGCTGCGGCACACTGCCAAGAACCAAGAGGGAGTTGTTGTTGCTGTGGCAACTCGCTCGGTAATGGTCTGGACTGAGGAGAACGCACCGTGAGTTTCACCCTAGGTCCGTCGATTCTGTTTGTTCCGGCTGATCGCCCGGATCGCTATGCGAAAGCTCTGGAGCGCGCGGATGCCATCATTATTGACCTTGAGGATGCTGTTGCCAGTGTCGACAAGGCTGAGGCGCGCAAGGCACTCATCGCGAACCCGATGGATCCGGCACGCACGATCGTGCGGATCAACCCCGCCGGCACGCAGGACCACGACAGTGACCTCGAAGCTCTCGAGCAGACCGACTACCGCACCGTGATGCTGGCGAAGGCGGAGTCGGTTGCTGACTTTGATGCGTTGACCGAGCTCGATGTGATCGCACTGTGCGAGACCGCTCGTGGTGTGCTCGCTGCGACAAGTCTCGCGTCGCTCGATTGCGTGGTTGCTCTTATGTGGGGTGCGGAAGATCTCGTTGCTTCGCTCGGTGGTACTTCGTCACGCGAAGACGATGGGCCGTATCGCGGCGTGGCGCTCCATGCGCGTTCGTCGGTTCTGCTCGCGGCCGGTGCCTATTCGAAGGCCGTGATCGACGCGGTGCATCTCGATATTTCCGACACCGATGGCCTCGGTGCTGAGGCTCGGGATGCTGCAGCGCTCGGGTTCACCGCGACGGCCTGCATCCATCCCTCACAGGTCGCGGTTGTGCGTGAGAGCTACGCGCCGACGGTCGAGCAGATCGCGTCAGCGCGGGCACTTCTCGCCGCAGCGGAAACGCAGCTCGGCGTCTTCAGCTTTGAGGGTCGGATGGTCGATGGGCCCATCCTGCGACACGCCGAGTGCGTTGTTGCGCGGGCGGGGTTGCGGGAGGCTTAGCTGAGACTCGCACACGTTTTCGGGAGTGCGAAGCATTGCCGATGCGGACTGTCGCGGAGTTTCAACGAAGCTTGAGCTCCTTAGCTAGTGCATCTGTATCGGCTGCGCCCGGAGGGCCTGCATAGCCGTTTTGTGCCATAACTATGAGTTCTTGGCCAGACTTCAGCGGGAATGCTCTGGCGGTGCGGCTCGGGGTCGCCCATTTCACGTTGAGGTCACGCCCGGGCTTGAGGTCCAACCGACGCGGTACGTCGAACCACGGTTTGCCGAAGGCAAAAATGAAACTGGAGTTGAGCTCTCCCAACGGATCAAGGACGAACTCGCGGAGCGCGTCTGCGG
It encodes the following:
- a CDS encoding acyl-CoA dehydrogenase family protein — protein: MSHVVTHLGLTDDEKKLQADVRHFADTVVAPAAYEYDTKRELPYEIIAQMGEMGLFGLPFPKEFGGQGKDYVSLCLAVEELARVDQSIAVTLEAGLGLGAMPIFKQGTDAQKQEWLPMLARGEALAGFGLTEAEAGSDAAGTKTTAELVDGEWVINGTKQFITNSGSKITKLVTVTAVTGRRDNGKPELSAILVPNGTPGFTVHPPYDKVGWHTSDTHPLSFDNVRVPEANLLGERGRGFANFIETLDEGRVAFAALCTGAAQGCLEESIRYANERHVFGRSIGSNQHIAFKIARMQARVHSARLATYDAARKMVAGIPFKAEASLAKMISSEAAMDNARDATQIFGGYGFLNQTPVARHYRDSKVLELGEGTTEVQLMVIARELGFATL
- a CDS encoding MaoC family dehydratase; the protein is MTGKRIQQRGLWFDEFEEGAVYLHAPGRTVTEADNVFFTTLTMNTQSLHLDAAWSAEQPFGQRLMNSMFTLSTMVGASVAQLTQGTIVANLGFTEVNFPHPLYHGDTMYSESEVLEKRLSKSRPGQGIISLRHTAKNQEGVVVAVATRSVMVWTEENAP
- a CDS encoding biotin carboxylase N-terminal domain-containing protein; protein product: MAMFSAVLVANRGEISCRITRTLHSMGIRSIAVYTEHDHDAKHVRVADAAVLIGSYLSVEEIVAAAHAIPSMNAEAIHPGYGFLSENAHLAEACAAAGVTFIGPGVDALTIMGDKIASKKHVTERGVAVIPGVAEPGMTNDDLVAAADEVGFPLLIKPSAGGGGKGMTIVREPAAVADALASARRVASAAFGDDTLFLERLVEKPRHIEVQVLADSHGTTIHLGERECSLQRRHQKIIEEAPSPLLDEATRQRIGEAACEVARSVNYVGAGTVEFLASDNSPDEFFFMEMNTRLQVEHPVTEMVTGIDLVEWQVRIAAGEKLTVEKPQLTGHSVEARIYSEDPANDFLPSAGRIIALYEADGAHSSSVHSDGLHSDGVHSDGVRAGSVRVDSSLVEGGTVSANYDPMLAKVISYGATRDEAFTALDRALADTVILGVTTNIEFLRALLARDDVRAGALDTGLIERALAEIEFAAPSPAVLAAAALSIHSDHWMSGSPWQQPSGWRVGKHRPARYRFECAGTVHEVLVAGPPSAAQVTVADQTTPARLTSTGIEWGTLSIPLTIARDSARAASDTSTIWVAQQGTSFSLIEQSRAESLATHRATLARVAGVVDPELRSPMPGTVVAVAVAHGDTVTAGQTVLTIEAMKMEHPVVATLDGVVDISLKPGDLVTRDQIVARIESPQASTEGETP
- a CDS encoding HpcH/HpaI aldolase/citrate lyase family protein gives rise to the protein MSFTLGPSILFVPADRPDRYAKALERADAIIIDLEDAVASVDKAEARKALIANPMDPARTIVRINPAGTQDHDSDLEALEQTDYRTVMLAKAESVADFDALTELDVIALCETARGVLAATSLASLDCVVALMWGAEDLVASLGGTSSREDDGPYRGVALHARSSVLLAAGAYSKAVIDAVHLDISDTDGLGAEARDAAALGFTATACIHPSQVAVVRESYAPTVEQIASARALLAAAETQLGVFSFEGRMVDGPILRHAECVVARAGLREA